In a single window of the Halobacteriovorax sp. HLS genome:
- a CDS encoding fatty acid desaturase yields MSLCTFLLYTPFFVELSLAESIPWILLSCIVNFICNLINHNHAHVATFGPKSLNIFFDFWLTINRGASAIFIKVIHNINHHKYEGSEDDWFSPSNEGYGPIPLRPFVYIRKTISRFRIGAKSLYTSMGEKFNFQRRVENFLLVVIILLALFLDWQKFIFYVLIPWYFGNMFLVLTNLIFHKNTDPSNRYTLSNNYINPFENLIFLNGGYHTAHHYNPNIHWSLLKKFHDRKIKSNIDKKFIKSSMFGHLIHEYFRV; encoded by the coding sequence ATGAGTTTGTGTACATTTCTTCTTTATACACCATTCTTTGTCGAACTGTCTCTTGCCGAGTCTATTCCTTGGATTCTACTTAGCTGTATTGTAAACTTCATTTGCAACCTTATTAATCATAATCATGCCCACGTCGCAACCTTTGGTCCTAAAAGTTTGAATATATTCTTTGATTTTTGGTTAACAATAAACAGAGGCGCTTCCGCAATATTTATCAAAGTTATTCACAATATAAATCATCATAAGTACGAAGGTTCAGAAGATGATTGGTTTTCACCGAGTAACGAAGGATATGGACCTATTCCCCTTCGTCCTTTTGTTTACATAAGAAAAACAATATCGAGATTTAGAATAGGTGCAAAATCTCTATATACATCAATGGGAGAGAAATTTAATTTCCAACGACGAGTTGAGAATTTTCTCTTAGTTGTAATTATACTTCTTGCACTTTTTTTAGACTGGCAAAAGTTTATATTTTACGTTCTAATTCCTTGGTACTTCGGAAATATGTTTTTGGTTCTAACTAATCTTATATTTCATAAAAACACAGACCCTAGCAATCGTTATACTCTAAGTAATAATTATATAAATCCATTTGAGAATTTGATTTTCTTAAACGGTGGCTATCACACGGCTCATCATTACAATCCAAACATTCACTGGAGCTTGTTAAAAAAATTTCACGATAGGAAAATTAAGAGTAATATAGATAAGAAATTTATTAAATCTTCAATGTTTGGGCATTTAATTC
- a CDS encoding B12-binding domain-containing radical SAM protein — MKITFIKPRIGRQEDSFYIDEGRMEPLQLAVLAGMTPDEHEVTVFDDRFEEIDYDLKTDLVGITVETYTARRAYEIATEYRKRGIPVVMGGMHVTLLPEEASQYCDSIVTGDAGWIWAKVLEDFKEYKKLRKHYKSIVGAPQANEFAPDRSVYDSKKYLNVGLIQFGRGCKFACSFCAISSYFKKQQFTRDLDKVLDELKTMKQHIIFFVDDNICADFEALKELCRKLIPLKIRWVSQGSMDMSKDPELMELLVKSGCMGNVIGFETINPNNAKQLRKAPNSFRKDFNKYDKEVEIIRNFGLQTWAAFTLGYDHDTLESIMDTVDYAIDKKFCFAAFNILVPYPGTPMYKKLQEENRLLYDGKWWLHPEYRFNHCSFKPKQMTPDQLTEISFKCKERWNSWSSIFKRYFDLKTHMRNPVKSLIYWKYNPVYSSENFNKQDMYFGLFNHRKENEIIHKNQDLLLNPDLNNINELTPIFKNHNFTTEDNIDQTFEYDGPKTASI, encoded by the coding sequence GTGAAAATAACTTTTATTAAGCCAAGAATTGGAAGACAAGAAGACTCATTCTATATTGATGAAGGTAGAATGGAGCCTCTTCAGCTTGCCGTGCTAGCAGGAATGACACCTGATGAACATGAAGTTACAGTCTTTGATGATAGATTTGAAGAAATTGATTATGATCTAAAAACGGACCTTGTAGGAATTACAGTTGAAACCTATACAGCACGTAGGGCCTATGAAATAGCAACTGAATATAGAAAAAGAGGTATTCCTGTTGTAATGGGTGGCATGCATGTGACCTTATTACCTGAAGAAGCTAGTCAATACTGTGACTCGATAGTAACTGGAGATGCTGGTTGGATATGGGCCAAGGTCTTAGAAGACTTTAAAGAATATAAAAAATTAAGAAAGCATTATAAATCTATTGTGGGAGCCCCACAAGCGAATGAATTCGCTCCAGACAGATCTGTTTACGACTCAAAAAAATATTTAAATGTAGGACTAATTCAGTTTGGTCGAGGGTGCAAATTTGCTTGCAGCTTCTGTGCTATCTCTTCTTACTTTAAAAAACAACAATTCACCAGAGATCTTGATAAAGTTCTCGATGAATTAAAAACTATGAAACAACATATAATTTTCTTTGTTGATGATAATATTTGTGCAGATTTTGAAGCGTTAAAAGAGCTATGTCGAAAACTAATTCCTCTAAAAATAAGGTGGGTATCTCAAGGCTCAATGGACATGAGTAAAGATCCTGAATTAATGGAATTACTAGTTAAAAGTGGATGTATGGGAAATGTTATTGGATTTGAAACGATAAATCCAAACAACGCCAAACAACTAAGAAAAGCGCCTAATTCATTTAGAAAAGACTTTAACAAGTACGATAAAGAAGTTGAAATAATTAGAAATTTTGGTCTACAGACATGGGCTGCATTTACCCTTGGATACGACCATGACACTCTTGAATCTATAATGGACACTGTTGACTATGCCATTGATAAGAAGTTTTGTTTTGCTGCTTTCAATATTCTTGTCCCCTACCCGGGAACACCTATGTACAAAAAGCTTCAGGAAGAAAATAGACTTCTTTACGATGGAAAATGGTGGCTGCACCCAGAATACCGCTTTAATCACTGCTCATTTAAGCCTAAGCAAATGACACCTGACCAACTCACAGAAATTTCTTTTAAATGTAAAGAAAGATGGAATTCTTGGTCTTCAATATTTAAGCGATATTTTGACTTAAAAACACACATGAGAAATCCAGTAAAGTCTCTTATTTATTGGAAGTATAACCCTGTTTATAGTAGCGAGAATTTTAATAAACAGGATATGTACTTTGGTCTTTTTAATCACAGAAAAGAGAATGAAATTATACATAAGAATCAAGATCTTCTTTTAAATCCTGATCTTAATAATATAAATGAATTAACCCCAATCTTCAAAAATCACAATTTTACTACTGAAGATAATATTGACCAAACCTTTGAATACGATGGCCCTAAAACTGCTTCCATATAA